One Parcubacteria group bacterium DNA window includes the following coding sequences:
- a CDS encoding triosephosphate isomerase, translating to MAQNKVIVANWKMNPASVGEAVKLFAAIQRTAKDLRRTQAIVCSPSIFLQALSKRLKTAKCVLGAQNVFWEPDGAFTGETSLPQLERFDVGFVIVGHSERRSLGETDDVVAKKVRACLVRNFTPILCIGERVRDVDGDYLSFVRGELVKSLEGISAERLSRIVIAYEPVWAVGPEAKAADTPHAFFEMSVFIRKTLVDMFGRKHKTMIMGIPILYGGSVDEDNAEGFLKEGNAAGLLVGRASLDAKQFSLILKIAERIRS from the coding sequence ATGGCCCAAAACAAGGTAATTGTTGCTAACTGGAAAATGAATCCCGCTTCAGTAGGAGAAGCGGTGAAGCTTTTTGCTGCAATACAGAGGACAGCAAAGGATTTAAGAAGGACACAGGCAATCGTATGCTCGCCATCCATATTTTTACAGGCGCTTTCTAAACGTCTTAAAACAGCGAAATGTGTGCTTGGTGCACAAAATGTTTTTTGGGAACCCGATGGTGCCTTCACTGGAGAGACCTCACTCCCACAACTCGAGCGATTCGATGTCGGATTTGTTATTGTCGGGCATTCGGAGCGTCGATCCCTCGGAGAGACCGATGATGTGGTGGCAAAAAAGGTTAGGGCATGCCTCGTGCGTAACTTCACTCCAATCCTATGCATTGGTGAACGCGTGCGAGACGTAGACGGAGACTATCTTTCTTTTGTTAGAGGAGAATTGGTGAAATCTCTCGAAGGCATTTCGGCAGAAAGACTTTCGAGAATAGTGATTGCGTATGAACCCGTTTGGGCTGTTGGCCCAGAGGCAAAGGCAGCCGATACACCCCATGCATTTTTTGAGATGTCAGTCTTTATCCGCAAGACACTCGTCGATATGTTTGGAAGGAAACACAAGACAATGATTATGGGGATCCCCATTCTCTACGGGGGTTCTGTTGATGAAGATAATGCAGAAGGGTTTCTGAAGGAAGGAAACGCAGCGGGACTCTTGGTGGGCAGGGCTAGTTTAGATGCAAAGCAATTCTCTCTAATTTTGAAAATAGCGGAACGTATACGTTCTTAA
- the pgk gene encoding phosphoglycerate kinase, translating into MNIPPLKDISDLKGKRVLLRADFNLPIVGGEVRDDFRLKKALPTIAFLQEKGAEIIILSHHSDAAQTLHPVARRLNEEFPTYFVEDIYNENEFAKARDIGKRGTKHIIFCENLRKWPGEKGNDPAFAGHLASLGDVYVNDAFSASHRKHASVVLLPTLLPSYAGMLFEAEVEALSRAFTPEHPFLFILGGAKTSTKLPVAVKLLSTADSVFIGGALANTFFKKMGYEIGRSVYEDMDKEVALLLESKKLTLPVDVLVDNEDGIFAKKPDEVLLGDKILDAGPEAVKFLEEEIRKAAFVLWNGPLGAYEEKGFAHTTEVLIQAITKSKAYSVVGGGDTIAVISSMGLEDKFGFLSTAGGAMLVFLSEGTLPGIEALKK; encoded by the coding sequence ATGAACATACCACCCCTTAAAGACATCTCAGATCTAAAAGGAAAGCGAGTACTCTTGCGTGCTGATTTCAACTTGCCGATTGTTGGAGGTGAGGTAAGAGACGATTTCCGTCTTAAGAAAGCTCTTCCGACGATAGCGTTCCTCCAAGAAAAGGGGGCAGAGATTATCATTCTTTCGCACCACTCTGATGCGGCACAAACACTCCATCCTGTTGCGAGACGTTTAAACGAAGAGTTTCCAACATACTTCGTAGAAGACATTTATAATGAAAACGAATTTGCAAAAGCGCGTGATATTGGAAAAAGAGGGACGAAGCACATTATTTTTTGTGAGAACCTTCGAAAGTGGCCTGGCGAAAAGGGGAATGATCCTGCTTTTGCGGGCCACCTCGCATCACTAGGTGATGTATATGTTAATGACGCATTTTCGGCATCGCACAGGAAACACGCCTCCGTGGTACTCCTCCCAACACTCCTGCCGTCGTATGCGGGAATGCTTTTTGAGGCGGAAGTGGAGGCGCTTTCTCGTGCATTTACACCGGAGCATCCCTTTCTTTTTATTCTTGGGGGTGCCAAAACTTCAACAAAACTTCCTGTAGCCGTGAAGCTTCTTTCCACCGCAGACTCCGTTTTTATCGGTGGCGCTTTAGCCAATACTTTTTTTAAAAAAATGGGATATGAAATCGGACGCTCCGTCTATGAAGATATGGACAAAGAAGTAGCTCTTCTCCTCGAGAGCAAAAAACTTACGTTGCCCGTGGATGTTCTTGTTGACAATGAAGATGGCATTTTTGCCAAAAAACCAGATGAAGTTCTGCTAGGAGACAAAATATTGGATGCGGGCCCTGAAGCGGTTAAATTTCTTGAAGAAGAAATACGCAAAGCCGCATTTGTACTTTGGAATGGTCCACTGGGAGCGTATGAAGAAAAAGGGTTCGCGCATACTACAGAAGTATTGATTCAAGCAATCACAAAGAGCAAGGCATACTCCGTTGTTGGCGGCGGTGACACAATCGCAGTTATTTCTAGCATGGGCTTGGAAGACAAGTTTGGTTTTCTCTCAACCGCCGGGGGCGCAATGCTCGTCTTTTTGTCAGAGGGGACATTGCCAGGTATAGAAGCGTTAAAAAAGTAA